In Edaphobacter dinghuensis, a genomic segment contains:
- a CDS encoding EscU/YscU/HrcU family type III secretion system export apparatus switch protein: MSEKGTEQATPLRKKKAKEKGDSVRSRELLSAVAMLGGVLMLGITAHGFLSGWGKVYEESLRSAAVGEVNGEQSWNEAIRQMLEPALLPVGLVLATSFIGTLVVGVAQVGGIEIHPSAIELRFNKLNPVTNLGHLFSLQSATRVMKSLVPAAAMIVVGWNALKALMTPMPVLSLVRLSTTFSTAYGLALDAAWITLAWSALDYAIEWRSWNERLKMSKQELREEMKDSMGNPQTKGRVRQIQRAMRKRKVKADMSRASVVITNPTHYAVALEFSFETMQAPTVLAKGRDLLAAEIREEARWAGVPIIENPPLARSLYRMVEPGQSIPFELYAAVAGILAYLYRQKVEERMRRERQMRQAQQAAGHPAAPGLVGLRGYGGGM; this comes from the coding sequence ATGAGCGAAAAAGGAACAGAGCAAGCCACTCCTCTGCGAAAGAAGAAGGCGAAGGAAAAAGGAGACAGCGTTCGCAGTCGCGAGCTTCTCTCTGCGGTGGCAATGCTTGGCGGCGTTCTCATGCTTGGGATTACGGCGCACGGATTCCTGTCAGGCTGGGGCAAGGTGTATGAGGAGAGCCTGCGCTCGGCGGCTGTCGGCGAAGTCAATGGCGAGCAGAGCTGGAACGAGGCCATCCGGCAGATGCTTGAGCCTGCTCTGTTGCCTGTGGGCCTTGTGCTGGCGACAAGTTTTATTGGAACTCTGGTGGTAGGGGTAGCTCAGGTCGGCGGTATCGAGATACATCCGAGCGCAATCGAGCTTCGCTTCAACAAGCTCAACCCGGTAACGAATCTAGGACATCTGTTCAGCTTGCAGTCTGCGACGCGCGTGATGAAATCGCTGGTGCCTGCTGCTGCCATGATCGTGGTCGGCTGGAACGCTTTGAAGGCGCTGATGACGCCGATGCCGGTGCTCAGCCTGGTGAGGTTGTCGACGACATTCTCGACGGCGTACGGCCTTGCATTGGATGCGGCGTGGATAACGCTTGCGTGGTCGGCGTTGGACTATGCGATCGAGTGGAGGAGCTGGAATGAGCGGCTCAAGATGAGCAAGCAGGAGCTGCGCGAAGAGATGAAGGACTCGATGGGGAATCCACAGACCAAGGGAAGAGTGAGGCAGATCCAAAGGGCGATGCGCAAACGCAAGGTCAAAGCTGACATGTCGCGTGCGAGTGTCGTCATCACAAATCCGACGCACTATGCCGTGGCGCTGGAGTTCAGCTTCGAGACGATGCAGGCGCCGACTGTGCTTGCGAAGGGGCGGGACCTGTTAGCAGCGGAGATTCGCGAAGAGGCTCGATGGGCGGGTGTTCCGATCATTGAAAATCCTCCGTTGGCGCGAAGCCTCTATCGAATGGTCGAGCCGGGTCAGTCGATTCCCTTTGAGTTGTATGCCGCGGTCGCAGGAATCCTGGCCTATCTGTATCGGCAAAAAGTAGAAGAACGAATGAGACGAGAACGCCAGATGCGGCAGGCACAGCAGGCTGCAGGGCATCCCGCAGCGCCCGGATTGGTCGGGTTGCGCGGCTATGGAGGTGGAATGTGA
- a CDS encoding flagellar biosynthetic protein FliR, whose amino-acid sequence MTPETSTLIESWPQYLTAGVLVMIRLSGLVMFAPLFSSSAIAPRIKAGLVIAMTVLLTPAVAAIPNLRITLDACSILGELGVGLVFGLSLMLLNEALVFAGMLLGMQFSFSLVNLLDPNSMIETPVLGQMLSWLGVLVIIGAGLDRSLLAAVVRSFRTVPVGQALIAAKTGSALAMMAGGVFLAGLQLAAPVIAASLAVEVTISLVGRLSPQLPAMVMSIPLKTMVSYAVLIGSLAVWPGWIEHHFIALLDAAGRLMATV is encoded by the coding sequence ATGACTCCTGAGACGAGCACACTGATTGAGAGTTGGCCGCAATACCTGACGGCGGGAGTGCTGGTAATGATCCGGCTCAGCGGATTAGTAATGTTCGCTCCACTGTTCTCGTCGTCGGCGATTGCTCCGCGCATTAAGGCGGGACTCGTAATTGCAATGACGGTATTGTTGACGCCTGCGGTGGCTGCAATTCCGAATCTACGGATTACGCTCGATGCGTGCTCCATCCTGGGCGAGCTGGGCGTAGGGTTGGTGTTTGGCCTTTCGCTGATGCTGCTGAATGAGGCACTGGTGTTTGCCGGCATGCTGCTGGGAATGCAGTTCAGCTTCTCGCTCGTTAATCTGTTGGACCCCAACTCGATGATCGAGACGCCTGTTCTGGGACAGATGCTCAGCTGGCTGGGCGTGCTGGTGATTATTGGAGCTGGGCTGGATCGAAGTTTGCTGGCAGCGGTGGTGCGAAGCTTTCGCACGGTGCCGGTAGGTCAGGCGTTGATTGCCGCAAAGACCGGCTCTGCGCTGGCGATGATGGCAGGCGGAGTTTTTCTGGCAGGGCTGCAGCTGGCAGCGCCGGTCATTGCGGCTTCGCTTGCCGTCGAAGTGACGATTTCGTTAGTGGGGCGGCTGTCGCCTCAGCTTCCTGCAATGGTGATGAGCATTCCATTGAAGACGATGGTCTCCTATGCCGTACTGATTGGGAGCCTGGCGGTGTGGCCCGGATGGATTGAGCATCACTTTATCGCCTTGCTCGACGCAGCAGGAAGGTTGATGGCCACGGTATGA
- the fliP gene encoding flagellar type III secretion system pore protein FliP (The bacterial flagellar biogenesis protein FliP forms a type III secretion system (T3SS)-type pore required for flagellar assembly.) → MPLARGAYRLCLLLAMLNTLSPALNAQRINSVPMAGAFVASESFWVNHAPKPVKAAHKSSAAPASTEVSNRPEVKSSNDTIAKAIEANRSVPWSIVLGLTFLTLLPALLLSITPMVRLLVVFHFLRQALGTQTAPSNQILMGLALMMTWFLMQPVLQKVEQVAIVPYQQGTISGTEAMSRGLAPVKEYMLKYAREKDLEVFAAAGIGARPQSRADLPIQVVVPAYILSELKAGFQIGAVLFLPFLLVDLVVASITTSVGMMQLPPVVISTPLKILLFVMVDGWNLLAHQLIKSF, encoded by the coding sequence ATGCCTTTAGCCCGTGGAGCATATCGACTGTGTTTGCTGCTGGCGATGTTGAACACGTTGTCGCCAGCGCTGAACGCGCAACGAATCAATAGCGTCCCAATGGCGGGAGCCTTTGTTGCTTCGGAGTCCTTCTGGGTAAATCATGCGCCAAAGCCGGTAAAGGCTGCTCACAAAAGTAGTGCTGCTCCGGCGAGCACCGAGGTTAGCAACAGGCCAGAGGTCAAAAGCAGTAACGACACGATCGCGAAGGCGATTGAAGCGAACAGAAGCGTGCCCTGGTCGATTGTTTTAGGTCTGACTTTTTTGACGTTGTTGCCGGCGTTGCTCCTGTCGATTACGCCGATGGTGCGTCTGCTGGTTGTCTTTCACTTTCTGCGGCAGGCATTGGGAACGCAGACTGCTCCATCAAACCAGATCCTGATGGGACTGGCATTGATGATGACTTGGTTTCTGATGCAACCGGTCCTGCAGAAGGTGGAGCAGGTTGCCATCGTTCCCTACCAGCAGGGAACGATCTCCGGCACAGAGGCGATGAGCCGTGGCCTTGCGCCCGTCAAGGAATACATGTTGAAGTACGCACGCGAGAAAGATCTCGAGGTCTTTGCCGCGGCGGGGATTGGAGCGCGGCCGCAGTCGCGGGCCGATCTTCCTATTCAGGTTGTGGTACCGGCCTATATTCTCAGCGAGCTAAAGGCAGGCTTTCAGATAGGCGCAGTGCTGTTCCTGCCTTTCCTGCTTGTGGACCTGGTAGTCGCTAGTATCACGACGTCTGTCGGCATGATGCAGTTGCCGCCTGTAGTGATCTCAACACCATTAAAAATTCTGCTCTTTGTGATGGTCGATGGATGGAATCTGCTGGCCCATCAGTTGATTAAGAGCTTTTGA
- a CDS encoding flagellar hook protein FlgE encodes MGSFSTALSGLSADSVALNTIGNNLANLNTTAFKKQTTNFEDLFYQQIGENGANDAIQVGVGTKVASTSTSYLQGSLNPTGDTNDMALSGDGFFVVQQNGIQSLTRAGDFQLDSNGHLITTDGESVMGYNAVNGVISGSSSLAPLTLPTGSTESAKATQNFSLTANLNAGATTGTTFSTPVQVYDSLGQTHQLTISFTKTAANTWSYNVSLPAGDYTGTAANTTGTLTFDSSGNLVSPTGTLSGIKFPGLPNGASDLSFNWNLDDSSGNPTVSQTTAASAGSASAQDGFTSGVYNGFGVDSSGVITATYSNGQKQIVGQVAVATVANDQGLTVTGNNNYMTTASSGQANIGVAGTGSRGTITDSALELSNVDISSEFADLIVAQRAFEANSKTVTTFDTVTQDTLSMIR; translated from the coding sequence ATGGGATCATTTTCAACAGCACTCAGTGGTTTGAGCGCGGATTCGGTGGCGCTCAATACGATTGGAAACAATCTGGCGAATCTCAACACAACGGCATTCAAGAAACAGACAACGAACTTTGAGGACCTGTTTTATCAGCAGATTGGCGAGAACGGAGCGAACGATGCCATCCAGGTCGGCGTTGGTACAAAGGTTGCCAGCACATCGACCAGCTATCTTCAGGGCAGCCTCAATCCGACCGGCGACACCAACGATATGGCTTTGAGCGGCGACGGCTTTTTTGTCGTGCAGCAGAACGGGATACAGTCGCTGACTCGCGCCGGAGACTTTCAATTGGACTCAAACGGACATCTCATTACAACAGATGGTGAAAGTGTGATGGGGTACAACGCTGTCAATGGAGTCATCAGCGGCAGCAGCTCGCTTGCTCCGCTAACGCTGCCGACCGGGTCCACTGAGTCGGCAAAGGCAACGCAGAACTTTTCGCTGACGGCGAATCTGAATGCCGGTGCAACGACCGGCACAACTTTTTCTACGCCGGTGCAGGTGTACGATTCTCTCGGTCAGACCCACCAGCTCACCATATCGTTTACCAAAACTGCGGCGAATACCTGGAGCTACAATGTGTCGCTGCCTGCTGGGGACTACACCGGAACAGCGGCAAACACTACGGGAACACTGACCTTCGATTCCAGCGGCAACCTGGTTTCGCCGACGGGTACGTTATCCGGCATCAAGTTTCCCGGGCTGCCGAATGGAGCAAGCGATCTGAGCTTCAACTGGAACCTCGATGATTCGAGCGGTAATCCGACCGTCTCTCAGACGACGGCGGCCTCCGCGGGCAGCGCCAGCGCTCAGGATGGATTTACAAGCGGGGTATACAACGGATTTGGCGTTGACTCGAGTGGAGTGATTACGGCCACTTATAGCAACGGCCAAAAGCAGATCGTCGGTCAGGTCGCAGTCGCTACGGTGGCGAATGATCAAGGGTTGACCGTTACCGGAAATAACAACTACATGACCACGGCGTCTTCGGGACAAGCCAATATCGGAGTTGCAGGGACGGGCTCTCGCGGCACAATTACTGACAGCGCGCTTGAGCTTTCGAATGTGGACATCTCTTCCGAATTTGCGGACCTGATCGTCGCACAGCGAGCCTTTGAAGCGAACTCAAAGACGGTCACTACCTTTGACACCGTAACGCAGGACACGCTTTCCATGATCAGATAA
- a CDS encoding flagellar hook assembly protein FlgD → MSGTNLAADAAAASTVASALAPRATAKDAPATGSSSGSTGSTNNTSSSATDGATITASDFLTLLVTELKNQDPTQPTDPNAYIQQLVGVNSLQQLISINQDLTPATTSTPATGS, encoded by the coding sequence GTGTCAGGCACAAATTTGGCTGCAGATGCAGCGGCAGCCAGTACGGTAGCTTCTGCACTGGCGCCGCGAGCTACAGCGAAAGATGCACCGGCAACCGGAAGTAGTTCAGGCAGCACCGGTAGCACGAATAACACCAGTAGTTCAGCCACGGATGGAGCGACGATTACGGCGAGTGATTTTCTGACGCTTCTGGTGACCGAGCTGAAGAACCAGGACCCCACGCAGCCAACCGATCCCAATGCTTATATTCAGCAACTGGTAGGCGTAAACAGCCTGCAACAGCTGATCTCGATCAACCAGGATCTGACACCGGCGACAACATCGACCCCCGCTACCGGTAGCTAG
- a CDS encoding flagellar biosynthetic protein FliO: MRASNEVVEGEVKMHRLREVEPESRIKTTSDPGGLAGWLLRRLRRTDGSRAAIKQMHLVETLSLGGKRNLMLVSCAGELFLVGGSIEGVETIVRVNSESSRGVAAKKADHVCL; encoded by the coding sequence ATGAGAGCAAGCAATGAAGTGGTTGAAGGCGAAGTGAAGATGCATCGTCTGCGAGAGGTCGAGCCGGAGAGCCGAATAAAGACCACCTCCGATCCCGGGGGCCTTGCCGGATGGCTGCTTCGCCGCCTGCGAAGGACGGATGGGAGTCGCGCCGCCATAAAGCAGATGCACCTGGTGGAGACGCTATCGCTGGGTGGCAAACGAAACCTGATGCTGGTCAGTTGTGCAGGAGAGCTCTTTCTCGTGGGGGGCAGCATCGAGGGCGTTGAGACGATTGTGAGGGTCAACAGCGAATCCTCACGAGGTGTCGCGGCGAAGAAGGCGGACCATGTATGCCTTTAG
- the flhA gene encoding flagellar biosynthesis protein FlhA — protein sequence MRPLLLPVAAISMVFVMLVPVPSFVLDLLLAASITASVIVFLTAVQVRRAVDFSVFPTMLLLLTMFRLSLNLASSRRILLHGHEGTHAAGSVIEAFGQFVVGGNYVVGFVLFLALIAIQFLVVSHGAVRTAEVTARFTLDALPGKQMAIDADMNAGLIDEQGARKRRQAIAREAEFYGAMDGAARFNQRDSMATILITAINIIAGLLIGVFQQGADLGTAVKTYTILTVGDGLVTMIPSLLVSLAGGIILTRASSAASLDTELGTQLLRGKNTLWIACGVLLALALIPGLPKLSFVLLALGVALIARKLPAAKEGALELADESAEEGVSGKDKAKVADAAKGENLASLLKMDELTLEIGFQLIPLVDEKQGGQMLNRVRALRRHLATELGFIVPPIHITDNLRLKPREYVVSLRGIEIARWQTEQNCLLAVNADPKARVLPGVETREPAFGVMARWIQPGLEEQALAAGYSVVDQTTVIGTHLGELIRRYAHELLGRQEVKRLLDSLNESYPKLVEELVPKLMTLGEVQRVLQQLLREQVSIRDIGAILEYLVEAAQTSKNVVHLVETVRQSLGRSLVHPLLDGEGSLRVLMLEPTLETDLLNTFDAKSALLLGDGVRTGSMPADFMRRMVESVKRLTGGGSTSALPVLLCPSPARYHVRRWLEPFLPKVTVLAPIEIPSEVRVRSMGTVG from the coding sequence ATGCGTCCGCTGCTGCTGCCTGTGGCGGCCATCAGCATGGTGTTCGTCATGCTGGTTCCGGTCCCGAGCTTTGTGCTGGACCTGCTGCTGGCAGCGTCCATCACGGCGTCGGTGATTGTTTTTCTGACAGCGGTACAGGTACGGCGAGCGGTAGATTTCTCCGTGTTTCCCACCATGCTTCTGCTGTTGACGATGTTCCGGCTGTCTCTGAACCTCGCATCCAGTCGAAGGATCCTGCTGCATGGGCATGAGGGAACGCATGCCGCCGGCTCAGTGATTGAGGCCTTCGGGCAGTTTGTTGTTGGCGGAAATTATGTTGTGGGGTTCGTACTTTTTCTTGCCCTGATCGCAATCCAGTTTCTCGTCGTCAGCCATGGCGCGGTGCGCACGGCCGAGGTCACAGCTCGTTTTACTTTGGATGCGCTGCCCGGCAAGCAGATGGCGATCGACGCGGACATGAACGCAGGGTTGATCGACGAGCAGGGCGCGAGGAAGCGACGGCAGGCGATTGCGCGCGAGGCCGAGTTTTATGGCGCGATGGATGGAGCCGCGCGATTCAATCAGCGCGACTCGATGGCGACGATCCTGATTACAGCGATCAACATCATTGCAGGATTGCTGATTGGCGTCTTTCAGCAGGGAGCCGATCTCGGAACGGCGGTCAAGACTTACACGATCCTCACCGTTGGCGACGGCCTGGTCACAATGATTCCGAGCCTGCTGGTGTCGCTTGCAGGTGGCATCATATTGACGCGTGCGTCCTCAGCCGCATCGCTGGATACAGAGCTTGGAACGCAGTTATTGCGCGGGAAAAATACGCTCTGGATTGCCTGCGGAGTGCTGCTTGCACTGGCACTGATTCCTGGCCTGCCAAAGCTGTCGTTTGTTCTGTTGGCGCTGGGAGTTGCTTTGATCGCGCGCAAGCTGCCTGCGGCAAAAGAAGGCGCATTGGAGCTTGCGGATGAGAGTGCGGAGGAGGGTGTTAGCGGGAAGGACAAGGCAAAGGTTGCCGATGCGGCGAAGGGAGAAAACCTGGCGTCGTTGTTGAAGATGGATGAGCTCACGTTGGAGATTGGGTTTCAGCTCATTCCCTTGGTTGACGAAAAACAGGGTGGCCAGATGCTCAACCGTGTAAGGGCCCTGCGACGGCATCTTGCGACGGAGCTTGGATTTATTGTTCCTCCGATACACATCACAGATAATCTTCGTCTGAAGCCGCGCGAGTATGTCGTAAGCCTGCGTGGTATTGAGATCGCGCGATGGCAGACGGAGCAGAACTGCCTGCTTGCGGTCAATGCAGATCCGAAGGCGCGTGTGCTGCCAGGCGTGGAGACGCGAGAGCCGGCATTCGGTGTCATGGCGCGATGGATTCAACCTGGGTTGGAGGAGCAGGCGCTCGCAGCAGGTTATTCGGTCGTCGATCAGACGACGGTGATCGGCACGCATCTTGGAGAGTTGATACGCCGGTATGCACACGAGTTGTTGGGACGCCAGGAGGTCAAGCGCCTGCTCGATAGCCTGAATGAAAGCTATCCCAAGCTGGTGGAAGAGCTGGTTCCAAAGCTGATGACGCTGGGCGAGGTGCAGCGAGTCTTGCAGCAGCTATTGCGCGAGCAGGTTTCGATTCGCGATATCGGCGCAATCCTTGAATATCTGGTTGAAGCAGCGCAGACGTCGAAGAACGTCGTGCATCTGGTGGAGACGGTGCGCCAGTCGCTTGGGCGAAGCCTCGTTCATCCATTGCTCGATGGAGAGGGAAGTCTACGAGTGCTGATGCTGGAGCCGACGCTGGAGACAGATCTGCTGAACACCTTCGATGCCAAGAGCGCTCTGCTGCTGGGCGATGGCGTACGAACAGGCAGCATGCCCGCAGATTTTATGCGCCGCATGGTGGAGTCTGTGAAACGCCTAACCGGAGGAGGCTCTACCTCGGCACTTCCCGTGCTTCTATGCCCAAGTCCAGCCCGCTATCACGTGCGGCGTTGGCTGGAGCCATTTTTGCCAAAGGTGACAGTGCTGGCGCCTATCGAGATACCCAGCGAGGTTCGAGTGCGAAGCATGGGAACAGTTGGTTGA
- a CDS encoding FliI/YscN family ATPase codes for MQLSNRSPLQWSGRVVEANEQTIEADGPLCSVGECCEILDGEGNRHRAEVIGFRGRHVLAMPLEAPRGIRYGDSLMAMGATPGIAVGEEMEGRILNALGAPLDGMSVPRSTEMWPLDGAVPHPMEREPIKESLQTGLRVVDGMLTVGRGQRIGIFGGSGVGKSTLIGMMTRNTAADLTVVGLVGERGREVREFVEDSLGEEGRRRSVVLVSTSDQSPLMRMRAAMAATAVAEYYAARGKHVLLVLDSLTRYAMAAREIGLAAGEPPASKGYTPSVFARLAKLVERAGNFQNGSITAFYTVLMEGDDQQDPVVDSVRSLLDGHLVLSRAMASAGWYPPVNVLDSLSRLMPAVTTPEHRSQASLARRLLAAHARSEDLIRIGAYKAGNDEELDRAMRAMPGLRQFLEQGSHERVTIEETVARLHAMEL; via the coding sequence ATGCAGCTATCGAACCGTTCGCCGCTGCAATGGAGTGGCCGCGTTGTAGAGGCCAACGAGCAGACGATCGAGGCGGATGGGCCGCTGTGCTCGGTGGGGGAGTGTTGCGAGATTCTGGATGGAGAAGGCAATCGGCATCGTGCCGAGGTGATCGGATTTCGCGGACGGCATGTGCTGGCGATGCCGCTCGAGGCGCCTCGAGGGATTCGGTACGGCGATTCGCTGATGGCGATGGGGGCGACTCCGGGAATTGCGGTTGGCGAAGAGATGGAAGGGCGCATTCTGAATGCGTTGGGCGCTCCGCTTGATGGGATGTCGGTGCCGCGATCGACGGAGATGTGGCCGCTGGACGGTGCGGTGCCGCACCCGATGGAGAGAGAGCCGATTAAAGAATCGCTACAGACGGGGTTGCGGGTGGTCGATGGAATGTTGACCGTGGGACGCGGCCAGAGGATCGGCATCTTTGGCGGATCGGGAGTGGGCAAGAGCACGCTGATTGGAATGATGACGCGCAATACGGCCGCTGATCTTACGGTAGTGGGCCTGGTCGGCGAGCGCGGGCGCGAGGTGCGTGAGTTTGTAGAGGACTCGCTTGGCGAAGAGGGGCGACGGCGTTCGGTGGTGCTGGTATCCACTTCGGACCAAAGTCCGTTGATGCGAATGCGAGCAGCGATGGCAGCTACGGCAGTTGCCGAGTACTACGCAGCGCGGGGCAAGCATGTGTTGCTGGTGCTCGATTCGCTGACACGTTATGCGATGGCGGCACGAGAGATTGGATTGGCTGCCGGGGAACCTCCCGCGAGCAAGGGATACACGCCGTCTGTCTTTGCGCGGCTCGCAAAGCTGGTAGAGCGTGCAGGGAACTTTCAGAATGGAAGCATTACGGCGTTCTACACCGTATTGATGGAGGGCGACGATCAACAGGACCCGGTGGTTGACTCGGTGCGATCGCTTTTGGATGGTCATCTGGTCTTGTCGAGGGCGATGGCCTCCGCAGGGTGGTATCCGCCGGTGAATGTTCTGGATTCGCTCAGCAGATTGATGCCTGCGGTGACGACGCCGGAGCATCGATCTCAGGCTTCGCTTGCGCGTCGTTTGCTTGCGGCACATGCGCGTTCGGAGGACCTCATCCGCATCGGAGCTTATAAAGCGGGGAACGATGAAGAGTTGGACCGTGCGATGCGGGCGATGCCTGGGCTGCGCCAGTTTCTTGAGCAGGGTAGCCACGAGCGGGTGACGATCGAAGAGACGGTAGCGCGGCTGCATGCGATGGAGCTGTAA
- a CDS encoding FliM/FliN family flagellar motor C-terminal domain-containing protein, with product MEQAEITDHSTATTKNDIGSMANPAVPWMSKIEEHPAWPKLSRLDLTMAVEVPLLRFKVQDLLRLAEGQVFESTFSDTEDIPLRVGDVQLGWTEFEVVEQKIALRLTRLV from the coding sequence ATGGAGCAAGCGGAGATAACGGACCACAGCACGGCTACGACAAAGAATGACATTGGCTCGATGGCGAATCCGGCGGTTCCATGGATGTCAAAGATCGAAGAGCACCCCGCATGGCCGAAGCTGTCGCGGCTGGACCTGACGATGGCAGTTGAAGTACCCCTGCTTCGGTTTAAGGTGCAGGATCTCTTGCGGCTCGCTGAAGGGCAGGTGTTCGAGAGCACATTTTCAGATACCGAAGATATTCCTTTGCGAGTGGGCGACGTCCAGTTGGGGTGGACCGAGTTTGAGGTAGTCGAGCAGAAGATTGCGTTGAGATTGACGAGGTTGGTTTAG
- a CDS encoding FliH/SctL family protein encodes MTSLSNPHIKGIYNGEASSPLPGMPERIRSGSYRSNDVSRLEFYAVSESGASLAQELEPVQVLNAAEVYTQEQVEEIRQQLKLQQQEFDVQLERARAEAKMESRQEWDAELNERIVMERARVARACEEFARERKRYFLDVEAEVVKLSLAIAARILHREANLDPLLLTAAVRVVVDKIADDSTMELRVPAAELERWKSALAMETRSRVELVGDERLDAGECTLETLVGRVELGVKAQLEEIEKGFFDLLRQRPA; translated from the coding sequence ATGACCTCGCTATCTAACCCGCACATTAAGGGCATTTACAACGGGGAAGCAAGCAGTCCTTTGCCGGGCATGCCGGAGAGGATAAGGAGCGGTTCTTACAGAAGCAATGATGTCTCGCGGCTTGAGTTTTATGCAGTGAGTGAATCGGGAGCGAGCTTAGCGCAGGAGCTGGAGCCGGTACAGGTTTTAAATGCGGCAGAGGTCTACACACAGGAGCAGGTGGAAGAGATCAGGCAGCAGTTGAAGTTGCAGCAACAGGAGTTCGACGTTCAGCTTGAAAGAGCGCGGGCAGAGGCGAAGATGGAATCGCGACAGGAGTGGGACGCTGAGCTGAACGAGAGGATCGTGATGGAACGGGCCAGAGTGGCGCGGGCCTGCGAAGAGTTTGCCAGGGAGCGCAAGCGATACTTCCTCGATGTAGAGGCCGAGGTGGTAAAGCTCTCTCTGGCGATTGCGGCGCGCATCCTGCATCGCGAGGCGAACCTCGATCCTTTGCTGCTCACGGCGGCAGTAAGGGTTGTCGTGGACAAGATCGCCGACGACAGCACGATGGAGTTGCGCGTTCCTGCGGCAGAGCTGGAGAGATGGAAGAGCGCCCTTGCGATGGAGACGAGGTCGAGGGTGGAGCTGGTGGGAGATGAGCGTCTGGACGCGGGCGAGTGCACGCTTGAGACATTGGTTGGCAGAGTGGAGCTGGGCGTGAAAGCGCAGTTGGAGGAGATTGAAAAAGGCTTCTTCGATCTTTTGCGACAGAGGCCCGCCTGA
- a CDS encoding flagellar basal body-associated FliL family protein has protein sequence MSSIMATSTPLTDVAPNLSAATSPVPGSAKAPVASLLIAMLVGAVIASLGFGGIFYYLAHSGRLSLRKGAISKSVTPAEVATHLVALDPLLVNLADEGESTYVRLSITLQVEDAGAAKEPKAASNKSGDDVIATARDTALTVLGQQTANGLLAADGKEQLKAELLKALNQQTPSLKVKKILFTDFLVQR, from the coding sequence ATGTCGAGCATCATGGCTACTTCTACTCCGCTTACGGATGTTGCTCCTAATTTGTCGGCCGCTACTTCTCCTGTGCCTGGATCGGCTAAGGCTCCTGTTGCCTCTTTACTGATCGCAATGCTGGTCGGAGCAGTTATTGCATCGTTGGGGTTCGGCGGGATTTTTTATTATCTTGCGCACTCGGGGAGGCTATCGCTGCGAAAAGGGGCGATCTCAAAGAGCGTGACGCCCGCAGAGGTCGCTACGCATCTTGTGGCGCTCGATCCGCTTCTCGTAAATCTTGCAGACGAAGGCGAGAGCACTTATGTGAGGCTGTCGATCACGCTGCAGGTGGAAGATGCCGGCGCGGCGAAGGAGCCCAAGGCAGCGAGCAACAAGAGTGGCGACGACGTTATAGCGACGGCTCGCGATACTGCGCTGACCGTGCTTGGTCAACAGACGGCAAACGGTCTATTAGCAGCCGATGGAAAAGAACAATTGAAGGCCGAGCTGTTGAAGGCTTTGAACCAACAGACTCCTAGCCTGAAGGTGAAGAAGATACTCTTCACCGATTTTCTGGTGCAACGATAA
- a CDS encoding flagellar biosynthetic protein FliQ, with protein MGPDQTVEMMRKVLVEAMMLSAPLLLAACMVSLVVSLLQTLTSVQEQTLTVVPRLVTVFLVTMATLPWMVHRMVSFTVRLFTDFHRYLG; from the coding sequence ATGGGACCTGACCAGACCGTAGAGATGATGAGAAAGGTGCTTGTAGAGGCCATGATGTTGAGCGCGCCGTTGTTGCTGGCGGCTTGCATGGTGAGTCTTGTGGTCAGCCTGTTGCAGACGCTGACCAGCGTACAGGAGCAGACGCTGACTGTCGTCCCGAGATTAGTGACTGTGTTTCTTGTGACTATGGCGACGCTGCCGTGGATGGTGCATCGCATGGTGAGTTTCACGGTGCGTCTGTTCACAGACTTTCATCGGTACCTGGGATAG